TAATGCTTCCATTAGCTTGATAAGGCAATATTACTTGAGCGATAACCGTAACTACAAGAGGATAAATAAGCCCCAGCAATACAGTAAAAATTATATAAATTCTAATTGATAACAATATTTTTTTCATAATTTGCAATCCCCTATAAAAGTTTTAAAAATATAATTAGCATATCAATAAGCTTTATACCTATGAAAGGCAAAATTAACCCACCAAGTCCGTAAACAAGAAAATTTCTCACAAGTAATGACTGAGCAGTAGATTGTTTATACCTCACACCCTTAAGAGAAAGCGGTATAAGCATAGGGATAATGAGTGCATTAAAAATTACCGCTGAAAGAACTGCACTTTGAGGATTTGTTAAATGCATAATGTTTAATATGCCCAATATAGGATATGTTGCCGCAAAGATTGCCGGAATAATCGCGAAATATTTCGCTACATCATTAGTAACACTAAAAGTGGTTATGGATCCTCTAGTAATAAGTATTTGCTTGCCAATTTCCACAATATCCAATAGTTTTGTGGGTGAAGAGTCAAGGTCAATCATGTTTGCGGCTTCCCGTGCGGCCTGCGTGCCTGCATTCATAGCGACTGCAACATCTGCCTGGGCAAGAGCTGGGGCATCGTTGGTGCCGTCACCTATCATTGCCACCATGTTTCCCCTGGATTGTAGTTCGCGAATGCTTTGAAGTTTACTTTCAGGTTTTGCGGATGCTATAAAATCACTTACTCCAGCTTCTGCCGCAATTACCACGGCAGTCAAGGGATTGTCACCTGTAATCATTATTGATTCTATCCCCATAGAGCTTAACTGCCCGAGCCTTTCTTTTATACCTTGTTTGAGAATATCTTTTAAGCGGACGACTCCTAGAACCTTTTTCCCATCACATACCACAAGTGGCGTGCCGCCATCGCCTGACACATTGTTTGCCAACCGCTCAGCATCATCTGGAATAATGCCACCGTTGGACTTCACATATTTATCAATTGCTTCAAAAGTACCCTTGCGTATTTTTTGAGAGTCAGTATCAATGCCACTCATACGAGTTTGCGCGCTGAACTCTATAAATATTGAGCCCTCTGGTGCCCTTATGTCGCGGCCACGAATATTTAACTTATCTTTTGCGAGAACAACAATACTCCTGCCTTCTGGCGTATCATCCGCAAGAGAAGAAAGCATTGCAACTTTTGCAAGTTCTTCCTCGCTTACTCCTGAAACAGGTAGAAACTCTGTAGCCATTCTATTGCCAAGTGTTATTGTTCCAGTTTTATCAAGAAG
The Endomicrobiales bacterium genome window above contains:
- the kdpB gene encoding potassium-transporting ATPase subunit KdpB, which translates into the protein MDNKHKKSVWHAEIIIDAIKGSFYKLNPITLVRNPVMLIVELGSVVVTYIAFEKMVAGKSFGFDIQISLWLWFTVLFANFAEALAEGKGKAQAEALKKSRSETSANKLLPNGAIENIPSISLCKGDIVVVIDNEIVPIDGEIIEGVSLIDESAITGESAPVVRESGGDKSGVTGGTRVLSGNIKIRITANPGETFLDQMIGMIESAKRQKTPNEKALEILLIAMTVLFLVVCITLKYFAGYMNVPISVPILISLLVCLMPTTIGGLLPAIGIAGMDRLLSNNVIALSGRAVEAAGDVNVVLLDKTGTITLGNRMATEFLPVSGVSEEELAKVAMLSSLADDTPEGRSIVVLAKDKLNIRGRDIRAPEGSIFIEFSAQTRMSGIDTDSQKIRKGTFEAIDKYVKSNGGIIPDDAERLANNVSGDGGTPLVVCDGKKVLGVVRLKDILKQGIKERLGQLSSMGIESIMITGDNPLTAVVIAAEAGVSDFIASAKPESKLQSIRELQSRGNMVAMIGDGTNDAPALAQADVAVAMNAGTQAAREAANMIDLDSSPTKLLDIVEIGKQILITRGSITTFSVTNDVAKYFAIIPAIFAATYPILGILNIMHLTNPQSAVLSAVIFNALIIPMLIPLSLKGVRYKQSTAQSLLVRNFLVYGLGGLILPFIGIKLIDMLIIFLKLL